In one window of Drosophila innubila isolate TH190305 chromosome 2L unlocalized genomic scaffold, UK_Dinn_1.0 4_B_2L, whole genome shotgun sequence DNA:
- the LOC117779926 gene encoding laminin subunit beta-1, with amino-acid sequence MSLRCDLIAVFFVLAVLCSQLEAQRTQQTQHGRRDRPRNPPRQYVKTHPCERSSCYPATGNLLIGRENRLTASSTCGLQSPERFCILSHLQDKKCFLCDSRDDTRNDPYKNHRIGQIIYKTKPGTNIPTWWQSENGKENATIQLDLEAEFHFTHLIITFTTFRPAAMYIERSFDFGATWHVYRYFAYDCEESFPGVPTVLHNITDVMCTSRYSYVEPSRNGEVIFRVLPPNINVSDPYAEHVQNQLKMTNLRIQMTKLHKLGDNLLDNRLENEEKYYYGISNMVVRGSCSCYGHASQCLPLDNVITQDYEMVHGRCECTHNTKGMNCETCEDFYNDLPWKPAFGKQTNACKKCECNGHAVSCHFDEAVFVASGHVSGGFCDNCLHNTQGQHCEECMPFFYRDPVEQLSSPYVCKPCDCDPNGSLDDGICDSVNDPDNGIVAGACHCKPFVKGRRCDQCKDGYWHLRPDNPEGCEACTCNTLGTVNNSGCNMNTGECRCKRLVTGKDCNQCQPETFGLSESEDGCTLCNCDPGGSYDNYCDVLTGQCRCRSHMTGRTCSQPKQNYFIPYLHVVHDAESAEMCISYSNNGNCSIVPQPTSNSQNPQSPDFTGIGFERVGENSELVIKADDIPRSMPYDVLIRYQSTSRGDWEDAYITLVRPDEIDPEGECAQAMQSPITEARVPFSLPERDRQVVALHDVCLEAGKVYKFRIFFERKRHNEDNPTATILIDSLTLIPRIEVTPIFHGSPIADLRLREYINKNCNQSLYDMRYKGQTPDVCRDLEQDVSKYIYDGASMCNCNPTGSLSKECDANGGYCQCKPNVVGRQCDQCAPGTYGFGPEGCKACDCNSIGSKDNNCDLLTGQCACHPNTYGRECNQCQPGYWNFPQCRVCECNGHAALCDSLTGQCLNCQDSTTGFGCDSCLDGYYGNPLLGSEIGCRACRCPDTTASGMSHAEGCSLDTRNNNMLCHCQEGYAGSRCEICADNFFGSPEDGGSCNKCDCSNNIDVYDTGNCDRLTGACVKCLYDTTGDHCELCRDGYFGDALQQNCRQCDCDFLGTNKTLAYCDRFTGQCPCLPNVQGIHCHQCAVNHWKIASGEGCEACNCDAIGSVQEQCHTFTGQCECKPGFGGRACNQCQAHYWGNPNEKCQPCECDQFGAADFQCDRETGQCICHEGIGGYKCNECARGYLGQFPHCAPCGECFNNWDLILNALDESTQATIQRAKEIKQVGATGAYTAEFSELDKKLQHIRDLLQNTSVSLKDIDQLDAAANALKQQLQQQHQRLSETELNLDDIYNSLSLSAVELEGLQNHSRMVQQLSKELKENGIQLQESNIEGALNLTRHAYERVNGLSAMKDEAKELASNTDRNCKRVETLSNKIKDETDAIANNDKTIDEYRSELSMLASQIPELNNQVCGKPGDPCDALCGGAGCGMCGGSFSCEHGARSHSAEALKLAKDTEEAITSKKDEADQIIRALTQAKLNASEAYQKAKAGFEQSEQYLNQTDDSIKLATKLINAVNDFQLNKTALPEESKQLAQDTLLLDLTLDPKEIETLGTKINDAVSSLKNVETIIYNTRPDLERVNNLKSRANETKATANNILEMANSVVQNLASASESQRKAQDAIQLANGNIELADKDLEEIDSETKEAESPAQATAQQVEELANKVQRLQKSILKNELVAKEITKEANRVKLEAVRARDEANNLQSSTSATNQTLTDRASRSENARERAKQLLQRASKLTVDTNEKLSELNLLQDTYLEKNQKLGQLQNDIQPLNDELNVYLRNIQENADRYRQCTI; translated from the coding sequence ATGTCGCTTCGTTGCGACCTTATCGCGGTTTTCTTTGTGCTCGCCGTGCTGTGCAGCCAATTGGAGGCACAACGAACGCAACAAACACAGCACGGACGACGCGATCGGCCCCGTAATCCACCCCGTCAATATGTGAAGACTCATCCATGTGAACGCTCCTCGTGTTATCCGGCGACAGGAAATCTTCTAATTGGACGCGAGAATCGTTTGACGGCCAGTTCAACTTGTGGTCTACAATCTCCGGAGAGATTCTGCATCTTATCGCATCTTCAGGATAAGAAATGTTTCCTCTGCGATTCACGAGATGATACACGCAACGATCCGTATAAGAATCATCGCATTGGACAGATTATCTATAAAACGAAACCGGGTACGAATATTCCCACCTGGTGGCAGTCGGAGAATGGCAAAGAGAACGCCACCATACAGCTGGACCTGGAGGCGGAATTCCATTTCACCCATTTGATCATTACGTTTACCACATTCCGTCCGGCGGCGATGTACATTGAGCGTAGTTTTGATTTCGGTGCAACGTGGCATGTGTATCGCTACTTTGCCTACGATTGTGAGGAATCGTTTCCGGGAGTGCCCACAGTGCTGCACAACATTACGGATGTGATGTGCACCTCACGTTATTCCTATGTGGAACCCTCGAGAAATGGTGAAGTCATCTTCCGTGTGCTGCCTCCGAACATCAATGTTTCCGATCCTTATGCGGAGCATGTCCAGAATCAACTGAAGATGACAAATCTGCGTATCCAGATGACGAAATTGCATAAACTGGGTGACAATCTGTTGGACAATCGTCTAGAGAATGAGGAAAAGTATTATTATGGCATCTCCAACATGGTTGTACGTGGTTCCTGCTCCTGCTACGGCCACGCCTCCCAGTGTCTGCCCCTGGACAATGTGATTACCCAAGACTACGAGATGGTACATGGACGTTGCGAGTGCACGCACAATACAAAGGGTATGAATTGCGAAACCTGCGAGGATTTCTATAACGATTTGCCATGGAAACCTGCATTTGGCAAGCAGACAAATGCGTGCAAGAAATGCGAGTGCAATGGACACGCCGTCAGTTGTCACTTTGATGAGGCGGTCTTTGTTGCATCCGGACATGTATCCGGTGGTTTCTGTGACAATTGCCTGCATAATACACAGGGTCAGCATTGTGAGGAGTGCATGCCGTTCTTCTATCGTGATCCCGTCGAGCAACTGAGCAGTCCCTATGTCTGCAAGCCCTGCGATTGTGATCCCAATGGTTCCCTGGATGATGGCATCTGTGATTCGGTAAATGATCCGGATAATGGCATCGTTGCTGGCGCTTGTCATTGCAAGCCATTTGTGAAGGGACGTCGCTGTGATCAGTGCAAGGATGGCTACTGGCATCTCAGACCGGATAATCCCGAGGGCTGTGAGGCCTGCACCTGTAACACTCTCGGCACGGTTAACAATTCCGGCTGTAATATGAACACGGGAGAGTGTCGTTGCAAGCGTTTGGTCACCGGCAAAGATTGTAATCAATGCCAGCCGGAAACCTTTGGTCTCTCCGAATCCGAGGATGGTTGCACGCTCTGTAATTGCGATCCCGGCGGCTCCTATGACAATTATTGCGATGTCCTAACGGGTCAATGTCGTTGCCGTTCCCACATGACTGGACGCACTTGCTCGCAGCCGAAGCAAAACTATTTCATACCCTATTTGCATGTGGTGCACGATGCGGAGTCTGCTGAGATGTGCATCTCATATAGTAATAATGGCAACTGCAGCATTGTGCCACAGCCGACATCCAATTCCCAGAACCCACAGTCACCCGATTTCACGGGCATTGGTTTCGAGCGCGTTGGCGAAAACTCCGAGTTGGTTATCAAAGCAGATGATATACCCCGTTCCATGCCCTACGATGTGCTCATACGCTATCAATCGACATCGCGAGGTGACTGGGAGGATGCCTACATCACCCTGGTGCGCCCGGATGAGATTGATCCTGAGGGTGAATGCGCTCAGGCTATGCAATCTCCCATTACGGAGGCTCGTGTGCCCTTCTCATTGCCGGAACGGGATCGTCAAGTGGTTGCTCTACATGATGTCTGCCTGGAGGCGGGCAAGGTCTACAAATTTCGTATATTCTTTGAACGGAAGCGACATAATGAGGATAATCCCACAGCTACCATATTGATAGACTCTTTGACTTTAATACCCCGCATCGAGGTGACTCCCATCTTCCATGGCTCTCCAATCGCGGATCTTCGACTGCGTGAATATATCAACAAGAACTGCAATCAATCATTGTACGACATGCGTTACAAGGGACAAACTCCCGATGTTTGTCGCGATCTGGAGCAGGATGTGAGCAAGTATATCTACGATGGCGCCAGCATGTGTAACTGCAATCCCACGGGTTCCCTCAGCAAGGAGTGCGATGCCAATGGAGGTTATTGCCAGTGCAAACCGAATGTTGTGGGTCGTCAGTGTGATCAATGTGCGCCGGGCACCTACGGATTTGGTCCGGAGGGATGCAAGGCCTGCGATTGCAACAGCATTGGCAGCAAGGACAACAATTGTGATCTGCTGACGGGTCAATGTGCCTGTCATCCCAACACCTACGGCAGGGAGTGCAATCAGTGTCAACCCGGCTATTGGAACTTCCCGCAGTGTCGGGTCTGTGAGTGCAATGGACACGCTGCTCTCTGCGATTCCTTGACGGGACAGTGCCTCAATTGCCAGGACTCCACCACAGGCTTTGGCTGTGACTCCTGTCTGGATGGCTACTATGGTAATCCCCTGCTGGGCAGCGAGATCGGTTGTCGCGCCTGCCGCTGTCCGGATACGACAGCCAGTGGCATGTCCCATGCCGAGGGCTGTTCCCTGGATAcacgcaacaacaatatgctGTGCCATTGCCAGGAGGGTTATGCCGGCTCACGCTGTGAGATCTGTGCGGATAACTTCTTTGGTTCACCCGAGGATGGAGGCAGTTGCAACAAATGcgattgcagcaacaacatcgatGTCTACGATACGGGAAATTGTGATCGACTGACGGGAGCCTGTGTCAAGTGTTTGTACGACACAACGGGTGATCACTGTGAGCTCTGTCGCGATGGCTACTTCGGGGATGCACTGCAGCAGAATTGCCGTCAATGTGATTGCGATTTCCTGGGCACCAATAAAACGCTCGCTTATTGTGATCGCTTTACCGGACAGTGTCCTTGCCTGCCCAATGTCCAGGGTATCCATTGCCATCAGTGTGCCGTGAATCACTGGAAGATTGCCTCCGGCGAGGGCTGTGAGGCGTGTAATTGCGATGCCATTGGCTCTGTCCAGGAGCAGTGTCACACCTTTACCGGACAGTGCGAATGCAAGCCAGGATTCGGTGGACGCGCCTGCAATCAATGCCAGGCACACTACTGGGGCAATCCCAACGAGAAGTGTCAGCCCTGTGAATGCGATCAGTTTGGAGCTGCCGACTTTCAATGTGATCGGGAGACGGGTCAATGTATTTGCCACGAAGGAATCGGTGGTTACAAGTGCAATGAGTGTGCACGCGGCTATTTGGGACAGTTCCCGCATTGTGCTCCCTGCGGCGAATGCTTCAACAACTGGGATTTGATATTGAATGCACTGGACGAGTCCACCCAAGCGACCATCCAACGGGCCAAGGAAATCAAACAGGTTGGCGCCACAGGTGCCTATACCGCCGAGTTCAGTGAACTGGACAAGAAGCTGCAGCATATCCGGGATTTGCTCCAGAATACCTCGGTTAGCTTGAAGGATATTGATCAATTGGATGCGGCTGCCAATGCACTgaagcaacagctgcaacaacaacatcaacgttTGAGTGAAACCGAGTTGAACCTGGATGACATTTACAATTCGCTCAGCTTGTCGGCTGTGGAGCTGGAGGGTCTGCAGAATCATTCGCGTATGGTGCAGCAGCTGTCGAAGGAGCTGAAGGAGAATGGCATACAGCTGCAGGAGTCCAACATTGAGGGAGCACTCAATCTAACCCGTCATGCCTACGAGAGAGTGAACGGTCTGTCGGCTATGAAGGATGAGGCCAAGGAACTTGCCTCCAATACGGATCGCAATTGCAAGCGCGTCGAGACCTTGTCCAACAAGATCAAGGATGAAACGGATGCCATAGCGAACAATGACAAGACCATTGACGAGTATCGCTCGGAGTTAAGCATGTTGGCCTCACAGATCCCCGaactgaacaatcaggtgTGCGGCAAGCCGGGAGATCCATGTGATGCACTTTGTGGCGGCGCTGGTTGCGGCATGTGCGGCGGTTCCTTCTCCTGTGAGCATGGCGCACGTTCCCACTCCGCGGAGGCGCTCAAGCTGGCCAAGGATACGGAGGAGGCCATTACCAGCAAGAAGGATGAAGCGGATCAGATCATCAGAGCTCTAACCCAAGCCAAATTGAATGCGTCCGAGGCCTATCAGAAGGCCAAGGCCGGATTCGAGCAGTCCGAGCAATATCTGAACCAAACCGACGATAGCATCAAGTTGGCCACCAAGTTGATCAATGCCGTCAACGATTTCCAGCTGAATAAGACGGCATTGCCCGAGGAGAGCAAGCAGCTGGCACAGGACACACTGCTCCTCGATCTCACACTGGATCCCAAAGAGATTGAAACGCTGGGCACAAAGATTAACGATGCTGTGTCCTCTCTCAAGAACGTCGAGACGATTATCTACAATACTCGGCCCGACTTGGAGCGCGTTAACAATCTGAAGAGCCGGGCCAATGAGACAAAAGCCACTGCTAATAATATTCTCGAGATGGCCAATTCGGTGGTACAAAATTTGGCATCGGCCAGTGAGTCGCAACGCAAGGCACAGGATGCCATACAGCTGGCCAATGGCAACATTGAGTTGGCCGATAAGGATCTGGAGGAGATCGATTCGGAGACCAAGGAGGCTGAATCGCCGGCTCAAGCCACCGCCCAGCAGGTTGAGGAATTGGCCAACAAAGTGCAGCGTCTGCAAAAAAGTATATTGAAAAACGAACTGGTGGCCAAAGAGATTACCAAAGAGGCGAATCGTGTTAAGCTCGAGGCAGTCCGTGCCCGTGACGAGGCCAACAATCTTCAGTCATCCACAAGTGCCACAAATCAAACGCTCACGGATCGCGCAAGTCGCTCGGAAAACGCCCGAGAGCGTGCCAAACAGTTGTTGCAACGTGCCTCCAAGCTGACCGTAGACACCAACGAGAAATTGAGTGAGCTCAATCTGCTGCAAGACACGTATCTGGAGAAGAATCAAAAGCTCGGCCAGCTCCAGAATGACATACAGCCGCTCAATGATGAGCTCAACGTTTATCTGCGCAACATTCAGGAAAATGCCGATCGCTATCGACAGTGCACCATCTAA
- the LOC117779780 gene encoding dual specificity protein phosphatase CDC14C isoform X1 → MMMDDDNSDLLVCATEMQQERLYFVVFKKNIKPKNTANTHYFNIDEEFVYENFYNDFGPLNLCILYRYCMKLNTKLSAKSHANKKIVHYTSMNPAKRLNAAYLIGSYAIIYLNKTPEEAYKLLVAGDIPAYTRFCDASYGPSSFKISLLDCLNAIHKGLQAGFVNFNDFDAEEYEYFERVENGDFNWIVPQKFIAFCGPHQKSKTLPNGYPCHAPERYFSYFRDNYVTTVIRLNAKVYHASSFENAGFDHKDLFFIDGSTPSDTILKKFLSICETTKGAIAVHCKAGLGRTGSLIGAYIMKHYGFSALEAIAWLRLCRPGSVIGHQQQWMEDKQSWLWSEGERMRRRSGLPMLQHKYGIYSLDLKTKLSDNEQLQQQQQQQQQQTSTSPFDHVDLLLTRVKGISQRVDTMHLHDQDTLDATYSEQTDEELSEQQLDLQEQELHYQSTDETNCNVSDNDTDTASAAADQPLSSTYTISTRRRKSPSSANKPTVIANTLRRLVNPGSIRSASNAISSLEPAGSCTEKKLRKPSANVFEAARHTIASSVRMNQTALEKKQSQTQGDKLNQIKALRRHHSRSSNSNSETDTNLGIRHTRARSQPFRNNNNVVQVSTTPLPIKTGSCLPSTAAITTTTAAATSLNINNNNNNNNNNNNYNNLSNSLHNCNNNSTNNNINNNNNNMQTNNLVSRTRSLAIYSKRHKPA, encoded by the exons ATGATGATGGACGATGACAACTCGGATCTGCTGGTCTGTGCCACAGAGATGCAACAag aGCGTTTGTACTTTGTGGTTTTTAAGAAGAACATAAAGCCAAAGAATACGGCAAATACACACTATTTTAACATTGATGAGGAGTTTGTGTATGAGAATTTTTACAACGATTTCGGGCCACTCAatctatgtatattatatCGCTACTGCATGAAGCTGAACACCAAACTGAGTGCCAAGAGTCACGCTAACAAGAAAATCGTGCACTACACCTCCATGAATCCGGCCAAGCGTCTTAATGCGGCCTACCTGATTGGTTCGTATGCA ataatATACCTGAATAAGACTCCAGAGGAGGCATATAAATTACTTGTTGCCGGGGATATACCCGCTTATACACGTTTCTGTGATGCCAGCTATGGTCCCAGTAGCTTTAAGATTTCGCTACTCGACTGCCTCAATGCCATACACAAGGGCCTGCAGGCGGGCTTTGTTAATTTCAATGACTTTGATGCAGAGGAGTACGAGTATTTTGAGCGTGTCGAGAACGGCGATTTCAATTGGATTGTGCCGCAAAAGTTTATCGCGTTTTGTGGACCACATCAAAAGTCCAAGACGCTACCCAACGGTTATCCATGCCATGCGCCGGAACGCTATTTTAGCTACTTTCGGGATAACTATGTGACGACGGTGATACGATTGAATGCTAAAGTCTATCATGCCTCGTCCTTTGAAAATGCTGGCTTCGATCACAAGGATTTGTTCTTTATTGATGGCAGCACACCAAGCGATACCATACTCAAGAAGTTTTTATCTATTTGCGAGACGACAAAGGGTGCAATTGCGGTGCATTGCAAGGCAGGATTGGGGCGCACCGGAAGCCTTATAGGTGCCTATATTATGAAGCATTACGGCTTTAGTGCGCTGGAGGCCATTGCCTGGCTGCGTTTGTGTCGACCTGGCTCTGTGATCGGACACCAACAGCAATGGATGGAGGA TAAGCAGAGCTGGCTGTGGTCTGAAGGAGAACGCATGCGACGACGCAGCGGCTTGCCGATGCTGCAGCACAAATATGGCATCTATAGCTTGGATCTGAAGACCAAGCTGAGTGATAACGAGCAgctccagcaacagcaacaacaacagcaacagcagacaTCAACGAGTCCCTTTGACCATGTAGATTTGTTGTTAACGCGCGTTAAGGGCATTTCACAGCGCGTGGACACAATGCATTTGCATGATCAGGACACGCTGGATGCGACTTATAGCGAGCAGACCGATGAGGAGCTTTCCGAGCAGCAGCTGGATctgcaggagcaggagctgcaCTATCAATCCACGGATGAAACCAATTGCAATGTCAGCGATAATGATACGGATACGGCAAGTGCTGCCGCCGATCAACCGCTGAGTTCCACCTACACAATCTCCACGAGACGCCGCAAGTCACCATCGAGCGCCAATAAGCCAACGGTTATAGCCAACACATTGCGCCGTCTGGTCAATCCAGGTTCCATTCGCAGCGCCAGCAATGCCATATCCAGCTTAGAGCCAGCTGGAAGTTGCACGGAGAAGAAGCTACGCAAGCCAAGTGCCAATGTTTTTGAGGCAGCTCGTCATACAATTGCTTCCTCCGTGCGCATGAATCAAACGGCGCTCGAGAAGAAGCAGTCGCAGACTCAGGGCGATAAACTCAATCAGATCAAGGCGCTGCGGAGACATCATTCGCgctccagcaacagcaatag TGAGACGGATACCAATCTGGGCATACGGCATACCCGTGCTCGGTCTCAGCCATTtcggaacaacaacaatgtggtGCAAGTGTCGACAACACCATTACCCATTAAAACTGGAAGCTGTTTGCCGAGCACTGCggcgataacaacaacaacagcagcagcaacatcacttaacattaacaacaacaacaacaacaacaacaacaataataattacaataatctAAGCAACTCCTTGCATAACTGTAACAATAATagcactaacaacaacatcaacaacaacaacaacaatatgcagACCAACAACTTGGTCAGTCGCACTCGAAGTCTGGCTATCTACAGCAAAAG ACACAAGCCAGCTTAG
- the LOC117779780 gene encoding dual specificity protein phosphatase CDC14A isoform X2: protein MMMDDDNSDLLVCATEMQQERLYFVVFKKNIKPKNTANTHYFNIDEEFVYENFYNDFGPLNLCILYRYCMKLNTKLSAKSHANKKIVHYTSMNPAKRLNAAYLIGSYAIIYLNKTPEEAYKLLVAGDIPAYTRFCDASYGPSSFKISLLDCLNAIHKGLQAGFVNFNDFDAEEYEYFERVENGDFNWIVPQKFIAFCGPHQKSKTLPNGYPCHAPERYFSYFRDNYVTTVIRLNAKVYHASSFENAGFDHKDLFFIDGSTPSDTILKKFLSICETTKGAIAVHCKAGLGRTGSLIGAYIMKHYGFSALEAIAWLRLCRPGSVIGHQQQWMEDKQSWLWSEGERMRRRSGLPMLQHKYGIYSLDLKTKLSDNEQLQQQQQQQQQQTSTSPFDHVDLLLTRVKGISQRVDTMHLHDQDTLDATYSEQTDEELSEQQLDLQEQELHYQSTDETNCNVSDNDTDTASAAADQPLSSTYTISTRRRKSPSSANKPTVIANTLRRLVNPGSIRSASNAISSLEPAGSCTEKKLRKPSANVFEAARHTIASSVRMNQTALEKKQSQTQGDKLNQIKALRRHHSRSSNSNSETDTNLGIRHTRARSQPFRNNNNVVQVSTTPLPIKTGSCLPSTAAITTTTAAATSLNINNNNNNNNNNNNYNNLSNSLHNCNNNSTNNNINNNNNNMQTNNLVSRTRSLAIYSKRMELKHLRKAEQQQQEQQPAAAIAAVIDKQLKPYTTINESKIPIGIGAAAGGAGSSATIPPIRSSVSRSSHHHMTLRGRSRIRLQRPGVAGGSGGGGVAGSGEQPCTVATARYYRDVSAIPSVSSSLANVCSSSYNIATRSTSATLDLNSNPLLTSKIPNMNNNLNHNCNLSNSHSSTLPTPSPLDTSQLSMTINSSSNNEEQQNFNLGSKRSKRSLSSTRIEKDKCDEYNTKLLRKTSLATAAAKSSNNNNSNSSKYNSNNGTPTTSLGGGGSFRLSRRIFAESGSSASTSTSASNSGIPTPTAPPTLPWQQQQQQQQRRLTTERDQQQQQHLKLRKKISY, encoded by the exons ATGATGATGGACGATGACAACTCGGATCTGCTGGTCTGTGCCACAGAGATGCAACAag aGCGTTTGTACTTTGTGGTTTTTAAGAAGAACATAAAGCCAAAGAATACGGCAAATACACACTATTTTAACATTGATGAGGAGTTTGTGTATGAGAATTTTTACAACGATTTCGGGCCACTCAatctatgtatattatatCGCTACTGCATGAAGCTGAACACCAAACTGAGTGCCAAGAGTCACGCTAACAAGAAAATCGTGCACTACACCTCCATGAATCCGGCCAAGCGTCTTAATGCGGCCTACCTGATTGGTTCGTATGCA ataatATACCTGAATAAGACTCCAGAGGAGGCATATAAATTACTTGTTGCCGGGGATATACCCGCTTATACACGTTTCTGTGATGCCAGCTATGGTCCCAGTAGCTTTAAGATTTCGCTACTCGACTGCCTCAATGCCATACACAAGGGCCTGCAGGCGGGCTTTGTTAATTTCAATGACTTTGATGCAGAGGAGTACGAGTATTTTGAGCGTGTCGAGAACGGCGATTTCAATTGGATTGTGCCGCAAAAGTTTATCGCGTTTTGTGGACCACATCAAAAGTCCAAGACGCTACCCAACGGTTATCCATGCCATGCGCCGGAACGCTATTTTAGCTACTTTCGGGATAACTATGTGACGACGGTGATACGATTGAATGCTAAAGTCTATCATGCCTCGTCCTTTGAAAATGCTGGCTTCGATCACAAGGATTTGTTCTTTATTGATGGCAGCACACCAAGCGATACCATACTCAAGAAGTTTTTATCTATTTGCGAGACGACAAAGGGTGCAATTGCGGTGCATTGCAAGGCAGGATTGGGGCGCACCGGAAGCCTTATAGGTGCCTATATTATGAAGCATTACGGCTTTAGTGCGCTGGAGGCCATTGCCTGGCTGCGTTTGTGTCGACCTGGCTCTGTGATCGGACACCAACAGCAATGGATGGAGGA TAAGCAGAGCTGGCTGTGGTCTGAAGGAGAACGCATGCGACGACGCAGCGGCTTGCCGATGCTGCAGCACAAATATGGCATCTATAGCTTGGATCTGAAGACCAAGCTGAGTGATAACGAGCAgctccagcaacagcaacaacaacagcaacagcagacaTCAACGAGTCCCTTTGACCATGTAGATTTGTTGTTAACGCGCGTTAAGGGCATTTCACAGCGCGTGGACACAATGCATTTGCATGATCAGGACACGCTGGATGCGACTTATAGCGAGCAGACCGATGAGGAGCTTTCCGAGCAGCAGCTGGATctgcaggagcaggagctgcaCTATCAATCCACGGATGAAACCAATTGCAATGTCAGCGATAATGATACGGATACGGCAAGTGCTGCCGCCGATCAACCGCTGAGTTCCACCTACACAATCTCCACGAGACGCCGCAAGTCACCATCGAGCGCCAATAAGCCAACGGTTATAGCCAACACATTGCGCCGTCTGGTCAATCCAGGTTCCATTCGCAGCGCCAGCAATGCCATATCCAGCTTAGAGCCAGCTGGAAGTTGCACGGAGAAGAAGCTACGCAAGCCAAGTGCCAATGTTTTTGAGGCAGCTCGTCATACAATTGCTTCCTCCGTGCGCATGAATCAAACGGCGCTCGAGAAGAAGCAGTCGCAGACTCAGGGCGATAAACTCAATCAGATCAAGGCGCTGCGGAGACATCATTCGCgctccagcaacagcaatag TGAGACGGATACCAATCTGGGCATACGGCATACCCGTGCTCGGTCTCAGCCATTtcggaacaacaacaatgtggtGCAAGTGTCGACAACACCATTACCCATTAAAACTGGAAGCTGTTTGCCGAGCACTGCggcgataacaacaacaacagcagcagcaacatcacttaacattaacaacaacaacaacaacaacaacaacaataataattacaataatctAAGCAACTCCTTGCATAACTGTAACAATAATagcactaacaacaacatcaacaacaacaacaacaatatgcagACCAACAACTTGGTCAGTCGCACTCGAAGTCTGGCTATCTACAGCAAAAG aATGGAATTGAAACACTTGCGCAAAGcggaacaacagcaacaagaacagcagcCCGCTGCTGCGATAGCCGCTGTTATTGATAAGCAATTGAAACCGTATACAACGATCAATGAGAGCAAAATTCCAATTGGAattggtgctgctgctggcggtgCCGGCAGCTCGGCAACCATACCGCCCATACGCAGCAGCGTCTCGCGCAGCTCACATCATCATATGACGCTTAGGGGCCGATCGCGTATACGCCTACAGCGACCCGGGGTGGCTGGTGGGAGCGGGGGCGGGGGTGTGGCTGGGTCGGGGGAGCAACCCTGCACGGTGGCAACGGCGCGTTATTATCGTGATGTGTCTGCCATTCCCAGCGTGTCATCGTCGCTGGCGAATGTTTGCAGTAGCAGTTACAATATTGCCACACGTTCCACATCCGCCACGCTTGATCTCAACTCGAATCCGCTTCTAact TCAAAGATACCCAACATGAACAACAATCTCAATCACAACTGCAATTTGAGTAATTCGCATTCTTCTACACTTCCTACTCCTTCCCCCCTAGACACAAGCCAGCTTAGCATGAcgatcaacagcagcagcaacaacgaggAGCAACAGAATTTCAATCTGGGCAGCAAAAGGAGCAAACGTTCCCTAAGCTCAACGCGCATTGAAAAGGACAAATGCGATGAGTATAACACAAAGTTGTTGCGTAAAACAAGtcttgcaacagcagcagctaaaagcagcaacaacaacaacagcaacagcagtaaatacaacagcaacaatggcaCGCCCACAACCAGCTTAGGAGGCGGCGGCAGCTTTCGACTCTCACGACGCATCTTTGCGGAATCTGGCTCATcggcatcgacatcgacatctgCCTCCAATTCGGGCATACCAACACCCACAGCACCGCCCACATTGccgtggcaacaacaacagcaacaacaacaacgtcgtCTTACCACGGAACGcgatcagcaacaacaacagcatttgAAGCTGCGCAAGAAGATTAGCTactaa